From the genome of Arthrobacter sp. ERGS1:01:
TAGGCCGACAGCACCAGAATCGGTAGGTGGCGATGTCGGTCCTGTAGATCGATGGCTGCCCGCAAACCGTCGTCGGTATTTCCCGGAGGCATCCGCACATCGGTGATCACCAGGTCCGGCAGCCCAACTGTGAGGGCCATGGCATCAACGGCGGAAACAAGGGAGGGCGCGTCCATGCATTCGCGGACCACGTCATGCCCGCTTGATTGAAGGATCTCCTTGATTCCGGCCAGGATGAGTGCCGCATCATCGGCCAACACTATTCTCATTGTCTTTTCCTTCATAGTTGTCTGCAGCTTTGCATCGTCACCACTGTGGCTCGGCGGGGGCGGTGATCTTCACCGTGGTGCCACTACCCGGCGGGCTGGTGACCCTGATGTCGCCGCCGATGCTCCGCATCCGTTCGCGGAGTCCCAGGAGCCCGGTACCTGTGCCTTTGCCGAGTTCCACGCCGCCGATTCCGGTGTCGATGACGCGGGCTCTGACGCCGTCCTGCGTGCAGTAAAGCTCCAACCTGACGTGGTCGACGCCGGCATGCTTGGCGACGTTGGTCAGTGCCTCGGATACAGCGAAGTAGACCGCCCCCGCGGATGGGGAGGAGAGTGAAGAATCATCGGTGTCCTCCGCCACCACTTCGACGTCCAATGGCGAACGGGAGGCCACCTCGCGGATTGCGGCCACGAGTCCCAAGTCGCTGAGTTCAGGCGGGTGGATCCCGCGCACTGTGTCGCGCAGGCGCCGCAGCGCCCGCTCCGCCTGATCCTGGGAGCGCAATGCCAGTGCCTGGATGCGGTCCTTGTCCGCCCCGGAGCTCGCGGCTGATTCGAGCAGGCCAAGACTGAGCACCACGGCCACGAGGTCCTGCTGCGCGCCGTCGTGCAGGTCGCGTTCGATGCGGCGGCGCTCCTGCTCGAAGGCTTCGGTGAGTGAGGCACGGCTGTTGCGCACTTCCTTCAACTGCGCTTGGAGGTCCAGGTCATGCCGGCTGGAAAAACCGAGCAGTGCAGCGTCACGCACTTTCGAAAAACCGACGAGCAATGCCGCGGTCACCAGGGCCAGTCCTGCGCCGGCGGGGACGGCCGCCAACGACTGCCCAAAGGAGGTGGGCGTGAAGGGGCCCACCTGTGCCGCGACGCCGAAGGCCCAGAGCACGGGGGAGGTCACCAGTGCCAAGGCGCCGATGAAACCGAAGAAGACTACGAGTAACGAAAGCAGGCCGAGAAGGAGTGCCGTGAGGAATATGGGCAGGTCCGTACGCCACAATCCCGAGGTGCGCACCCGGGCACGGCACCATGTGGTCCAGGATTGGTGGGCCGGGCGCAACCGTGAGCTCGGTGCACCGCAGGCACGCGCCCGCAGCCTGTCGATCTCCGCGACGGTGACGGCCGTCAGCGGCAGTAGCGGCAGCAGCACAAGCATCAGCGGAGTCAGTGCTGCGGCCACAACCTCCGTCAGCACCCTTCGGAGCAGGATCGATGGTGGCATGCCTCAACTCTCCCACACGGCCGGCACACCGAAACGAAAGGTAGACCTGGCTCTACCTGTCTCGGGTGACAGCACCAGTGCGTGTGCGTTTCAGAAACGGTGGAATGGATATATGCCTATCGAATCCAACTCCGCCAACCTTTGTGTACGAGTACGGGGCCTGCACATGGCGTTCCCAGTTCCCGGACGCGGCAAGGAGAGCGCCCGAATTCTGCACGACATCGACCTCGACATCCCCGAGGGTCGGCTGACCGCCATCGTCGGTCCATCCGGCTCCGGCAAGTCAACCCTGCTCTTCTGTGCCGCGGGGCTTGAAGAGCCCACCGGCGGCACCATCGAAGTGCTCGGAGTGGAGCTCGGTTCCCTCAACCCGCGTCAGCGTGCCACCTTCCGCAGTGAACACATCGGCTTCGTCTTCCAGGACTACAACCTGGTCAGCTCCCTCACCGTGGAAGAGAACATTGCGCTCCCGGCCCGCCTCGCCGGCCACAAGGTGCCCAAGAAGCGCATTCGCGACGCGATGGAGCGCCTGGGCATCGGAAAACTTGCCCGGCGGCGCCCGGACAGGCTGTCCGGCGGCGAACGTCAACGTGTCGCGATTGCCCGGGTTGTGGCCAACCAGCCGCGCATTGTGTTCGCCGATGAACCCACCGGCGCCCTTGACCTGCAATCGGGCCATGTTGTCCTCGATTGGTTGCAAGCTCTTCCGGCCCAGGGAACCACCGTTGTGATGGTGACCCATGATCCTCTCGCCGCAGCCAGGGCGGACCAGGTGGTGGTCATGGGTTCCGGTCACATCCACCAGGTCATGGCTGGTGGGGATAGCCACGCGATTGCCGATGCCATCCTTGCTGCGCAGGCCGTTGCCGATTCCGCGGAGGTGCCGGCGTGATCCGCCTGGTGATGGCCGACGTCCGCCGTCAAGCTGCAATGTGGCTGTGGACCGTCCTGTGCGCCACAGTTGGTGCAGCATGTTCGGCGGGCTCGGTGATTGCCATGTTTACCGCCCTGGGTGCAGCCCGGCATGCAGGGGACGCCAACATGGCAACGGCTGCGATTGCGCTCGGGGGAAATATTGTCTTCTTCACGGTGCTGGCCTCGGTCGGGGTAGTCGCATCCACCGTGAGCTTGACGCTGACAAGCCAGCGCCGCGAACACGCATTGTGGCTGGTGCTGGGCGTCCCTCGCGGGCGTGTGCGCAGCGTGCTGAACGCCGAGCTAACAGTTCTGGGCTTGGTAGCAGGGGTCCTCGCACTGCCGCTGGCGCTCTTGGTCGCTGCCGTAGCGCTGGTTCAATGGACCAATTCCGGCCTTGACCTTCACGGAGCCGGCATCGCCTTCCAGCCGTGGCACCTTGGCGCTGCAGTGGCGGCAGGAGTATTTCCCTGTTTTGTGGGTGGTTGGGGTGCCGCGCGACGCGCGTCGAAGACCCCGGAGATGCGTGCTTTCCGCGAGAACGCAGACCCGGGCGTGCGGCCCGGTGTCGGCCGGAGCATTCTGGCATTCTGCCTGTTCGCCGGTGTAGTAGGCATGTGGATCCCCGGTTTGGGTCTGGAACTCAGCGGTGGATTTGAACAGCGCACGGCCTTCGCCTTCGCCGGCAATCTCTTCTTGGTGTGCCTGTTGCTGGTCATGGGGCCCTGGGTTCTTACGCCCCTGATGTCGTTGTGGACAGCAGCGGTACCGGCCAACAACGTGGCATGGCGGCTGGCTGTCCACTCCTGCCGAACCCGTGCGGCCCGCAGCGTCACCACCGTGTTGCCCTTTGCTTTGGCCCTGTCCATGGTGGGCCTGTTCATGGTGATCGGAAACGCGATGCCCGGTGGCACAGCCGGCGTTGGCGATGTGCTCGTCGTCCTGGGCTGGGTCTTTGTTGTCTCGTGGGTCGGGGGCCTGGCCGTCATCGCACTGGTGGGACGCGAGCGGCACCGAGACTCCGCTCTCCTGAGTGTGGCCGGTGCGCGCCCCGGCGTCATCGCCCGGTCAACCCTGTACGAGGGGCTCATCTATGCGATCACTGCGATCCTCTTCGGCCTCATCACTTTGGTGATCGCTTGCTGGACCGTCGCCATTGGCGCCCGTGTTTCCCAGCTCGAAATAGTGTCCGGTCTGCCCTGGGTCACGCTCTGCGGACTCGCTGCCTTGACGCTCGCCACTCCCTGCGCGGCATTGCTATGGCCAGCCATTGCAGCATCCCGCACCAACGTCCCCAACGCGCTTCGCAGCTGACGCGCCGCTGCGGCTACACGACTAACCACCCCTTCTCCAAGAAGTTCAACGGCATGCAGCACTGCATGCCCCCAGAAATAAGGAATCACACTATGACTACCAAACCACGCACCCTGCTCGCCCTTGGCGGGATCGTTCTCCTGGCCCTTGTCGCCACCGGTTGCGGCAGCGAGAGCGGCACAGCCAACGCCACCGTGGAGACGAAGTCGTTCTCGTTCAGCGGGGAGAACCTCATCGTGACCTCACACTCCTCCGACCTTGAACTCATCTCCGCAGACGTCGACGAGATCCAGGTCGAGCGGGCGAGCAGCGGGTCAATGATCGGCGCAGAGCCCAAGTCCGTATGGCAGCTGGACGGGAACACCCTGACACTGGACCAGAGCTGCACAGGTATCTCCATTAATTGCGGCGCCCGGTTCACCGTAAAAGTACCGCGAAACGTCACTCTTTCCGCTGAAAACGGCGGCGGCCGCATCAAAGCGACCGGATTCACTACCGAGCTGAGCTTGATGACCATGGACGGAGATATTGACGCGGAGAAGATCTCGGCCAAGTCAGTGACGGCGAGCAGCAGGAACGGCAAGGTTCAGCTCGAGCTTGGCGCAGTGCCCGACCTCGTCAACGTACAAAGCCAGGACGGAATCATCCAACTGGCCCTTCCACAAGCGACGTATGCAGTCGACACGTCCGCGAAGAAGGGGAGGATCAGCGTGAACGTGGCCACGGACGACGGCAGCGCCCATGTGGTGAAAGCCCATTCCCGCAACGGTGACATTTCCGTCGAAAAGGCGCCGTAACTCCCGCGGCGTTAACGAGTGACCAGTTGAAAAGTGGCGAGAATTTAGTCTCACGCACCGGCGGTTCGAATCCGGCAGGCTACGGCCGGTCAGCTTCGGGCAGATCCGGCTCGGTTTCCCCCAGACCCCGGGCCACCAGCGCCTCGCCGGTGGCCTGGGCGTAGCCGACCGTGGCAATCACAACAGGCAAGGACCGGGCCAGCAGGTTCCGTTCCAGTCCACGAGCCCGGGCGGCATCGCGGACGTCGCTGAACGCGCCAATCACAAAGGGGATGCTGCGCAGCATGAGCGCCACGGTCAGCGAAAACCGTTCGGGATCCGCGCCGAACCGCTCCAACGGGCGCACCATGGCGTCGAGACCGTCCAATAGTTCGTCGACGGGCGTGGTCGCGGTGAGCACGTTGGACGCCAGCACGGTGGCAACGATCGCCGCTATCACCTGCCAGGCCACCACCGGGCCGTGCTGCCACCACTGGTAGGCCGCGATGAGCACCAGGAACACAATCATCATGCGAAGGGCGCTCCACAGCCTCCGCCAGGGCAAGCCCGCAAGGGCATGGGACGCAACCACCATCACCAGGACGAAGGTCGTGACGGCGGCCCCGATTCCCACCGGTATGGCGGGGGAGGCCAGGCACAGCACGGCCACTAAAAGCAGCAGGACTGCTTTTAGCCCCAGCGGCATGCGGTGGACAAAGGAGGTGCCGGGAATGTACCCGGCCACCAAATGGGCGTGCCCGCGCATCAGCCCACCAAGGCCCGGTACCGGTCCACGGCCTCGGCGGCCGGACCGTCAAAGGCGATGCCGGCGTCGTCGACCACCAGGATCCGCTCAAAGGTGGCGGCCAGGGACAGGTCATGGGTGGACATGATGATCTGTTGGGGCAGTTGCTCCAATCGTTCGCGCAGCAAACGCGTGTTGCGCAGGTCCAGCAGCGTGGACGGCTCGTCGAGGACCAGGATGGAAGGCTCCACGGCCAGCACCGCAGCCAACGCCACCAGCTGGCGTTCGCCGCCGGAGAGCTCGTAAACGCTGTTGCCGGATAGGTGCGCCAGCCCATAGGACTCCAGGATGGATTCGGCCTTGGCGCGCCGTTCTTTCTTGCCCAGCTTGAGCCGGCGCAGGGACAACTCCACGTCCTCCACGGGCGTGGGCATGACGAGCTGCGACAACGGGTCGGTGAAGACAAAACCAACCGTGCGACGCACGGCCGAACCCTGGGTGCGGGTGTCGAGGCCGTTGACGCCAACGGTGCCCGTAGACGGAAGCACCAGCCCGTTGAGCAGGCGCAGCAGCGTGGACTTGCCGGAGCCGTTGGCGCCGATGACGGCAATCCGCTGTTCGCGCAGCTCCAGGGAAAGCGGCCGGAGGATGGTTTTCGGAGCAGTGTCCCGGGCATCGGCCGGGGGAATGGAAACCCCGGCCGCCGACAGGACGATTGAACGTGATGCTGGGACGGTCACCGGCGGCGTCGCACCAACACATCGGGGAAAGCACGGTGCAGGCTCAGCGCGATGGCCACGGCAATGACGTTCTTGAGGATGTCACCGGGCAGGTAGATGGCGTCGGCACCGATGGCCGCCGGCAGGCTCATGCCCTTGATGACGAAGCCGATGATCCCGCTCGCGTGGATGACCACCATGCCGGCCAGGGCGGCACCGAACAGCGCTGCGGCGCGGAAACGGCTGCGCACGGCCCAGCTGGCCAACAGGCCCACCACGGCCACGCCAAAGATGAAGCCGATGATGTAGCCGGCCGACGGGCTGGCCAACACGGCCGGACCGGCACGGAAGCCGCTGAAGATGGGCAGGCCAATCAACCCCAGGAGGATGTACAGGCCGACGGCGGCCGTGCCGCGGGCAAATCCCAGAACGAGCCCGCACAGGCTGACCACCAGGGTCTGCAGCGTAATCGCCACACCCAGCGGGCCCACATTGATGCCGGGCACCGCGATGGAGGCGGCAAGGAGTGCGGCGAAAACGGCGATCAGGGACAGGTCAACCGCGGTGAAACGGCGTCGTCCGGCAGTCACGGAAGACTGCAGGGGGGCCGGTGCCGCCGTCGAATCCGTCGCAGGGACAAGCTTTTCCTGCTGCGGGCGTGATGTTCGATTCATTCTCACTACTTTCCGATGCCTGGGGATTTTTGTTGTGCCGGAACCTCGCTAGACTGGACAGGTTGTTCAACGCAAGTCCTGCCAGTATTTAAGGGGCAGACGTTCGTTTCGCGGCACTTACCCACTTACGTGAAAGGTTACTACGTTGATTACGGTCCAAGACCTTGAGTTACGCGCCGGGGCGCGACTGCTCATGGACGAAGTGTCATTTCGGATCGACAAGGGTGACAAGATCGGCCTGGTGGGACGTAACGGTGCCGGCAAGACGACGCTGACCCGCGTCCTGGCAGGGGAGGGCCTGCCTGCCGGCGGCAAGGTCACCCGCAGCGGCGAGATCGGCTACCTGCCCCAGGATCCCCGCACTCCCGACATGGAACAGCTGGCGAAGGACAGGATCCTTGCCGCCCGCGACCTGGACAAGGTCATCACCAAGCTGCGCGCCGCCGAGCACGACATGGCCAGCGAGGACAACAACGTCCGGGACAAGGCCATGCGCCGCTATGACCGGCTCGAGCAGGAATTCCTGGCCGGCGGGGGCTATGCTGCCGAGGCTGAGGCCGCCGCCATCTCCTCCAACCTGGCCCTGCCGGAGCGGATCCTGAACCAGCCGCTGAAGACGCTCTCCGGTGGTCAGCGCCGCCGTGTGGAACTCGCCCGGATTCTTTTCTCCGGCGCCCAGACCATGCTCCTCGATGAGCCCACGAACCACCTTGACGCCGACTCCATCGCCTGGCTGCGGGACTTCCTCAAGAGCCATCAGGGCGGGCTGATCGTGATCAGCCACGACACCGATCTGCTCGAGGCCACGGTGAACAAGGTCTTCCACCTGGACGCCAACCGCGCCACGATCGACCAGTACAACCTGGGCTGGAAGAAGTACCTGGCCCAGCGCGAGACCGACGAACGGGCCCGACGCCGGGAACGCGCCAACGCGGAAAAGAAGGCCGGAGTCCTCATGGAGCAGGCCAACAAGATGCGTGCCAAGGCCACCAAGGCCGTCGCCGCCCAGAACATGGCCAAGCGTGCCGAACGCCTGCTGGCCGGCCTGGAGGACGTCCGGGCCCAGGACAAGGTTGCCGCGCTGCGCTTCCCGGACCCCTCACCGTGCGGGAAGACCCCGCTCATGGCCGAGGGCCTGAGCAAGTCCTACGGCTCGCTGGAAATCTTCACCGACGTCAGCCTGGCGATCGACCGCGGCTCCAAGGTGGTCATCCTGGGCCTCAACGGTGCCGGCAAGACCACGCTCCTGCGCATGCTGGCCGGCGTGGCCAAGCCGGACACCGGGGAGATCATCCACGGGCACGGGCTCAAGGTGGGCTACTACGCCCAGGAGCACGACACCCTCGACGTCACCCGCACCGTGCTGGAAAACATGCGCTCGGCCGCCGGTGACATGAACGACGCCGAAGTGCGCGGGATCCTCGGATCCTTCCTGTTCTCCGGCGACGACGTCAACAAGCCGGCCGGGGTTCTCTCCGGTGGTGAGAAGACCCGCCTGGCGCTGGCCACGATCGTGGCGTCCTCGGCCAACGTGCTGCTCCTCGATGAGCCCACGAACAACCTTGACCCCGCCAGCCGCGCGGAGATCCTCGGCGCCCTGAAGAACTACAGCGGAGCCGTGGTCCTGGTCAGCCACGATGAAGGCGCCGTGGAGGCACTCGATCCCGAGCGCGTGGTCCTGCTGCCCGACGGCGACGAGGACCTCTGGAACCCGGATTACCTGGACCTGATCACCCTGGCTTAGTCCCCACGCCCGGCAGCGACGGCGGTCAGCGGACCGCCGTCGGCACCGCGCCGGTGACCCACAACAGTTCCTCATACGTGAGGGACAACATGGCCTGATGGCTTCCCGCGCCCGCCCACAGGAGCGGGAAGCGGGCCAGGTCCGTGTCCAAAAATGCCCGGATGGGTGCCCGGTGCCCCAAGGGGGCGACACCACCCACCGGCTGCCCGGCGTGCTCCAGCACGAACTCGGGGGTGGCCCGGCCAATCTTGGGCAAACCGTGCTCCCTGGCCACCAGCTTCGCGTTGACCTTCGCGGCCCCGCTGGCCAGGATCAACAACGGTTCGCCGCCGCATTCAAAAATCAGGCTGTTGGCGATTGCGCCCACCTCACAACCCAGGGCTGCTGCAGCTGTGGCCGCCGTCGCGACGGTTTCCTCCACGACGATGACCGTGTCGGGGAGCCCCGCGGCCAGCAGCGCCCGGCGCACGTTCTCGACGACGGGATTGGCGGTTTCCGGGGTTGCTTCAGCACTCATGGTCCCAGTCTATGGGCAATGTCACAGCCTCCACACAACCGCGCTTACGTCGCATAACGGCGGTTTCCCGGCTTATGGGCGGTTCCTGACCCGCCGATAAGCCCGGAAAGCGCCGATATGCGTCAAATACGCTTAGAAGCCCTGAGAATCCAGCAGCGCGTCTTCCTCTTCCTCGGCCGAGGCGCGGGCCCCGGGCTTCTTGACCTTCTTCAGCCGACGGGGGTGGAATGCGGAACCGCGGCCATAGATTTCCTCGACCGGGATGCCGGTCTCGGCAGCCTCAAGTTCGTCGAATTCGTCATTGCGTCGCTGCATCCGGGCGGCGTAGCCGAAGCCCACAAAAGCCAGTACGCCGAAGCAGATCCACTGCATGGCGTAGCTGAGGTGCGAGCCCTCGTCGATGGACGGGGCGGGGAAGCCAATGGGGTTGACCGCCGCGGCGGGGGATTCGGTGGCGAGCTGGGCATACGCGCCGGTCTTGATGGGGTAGCTCAGCTGAGTCGCGTAGTCGCCGAGCTCAATGGAGGCCAACTGGCCCGCCGGGGCGCCACGGTTGAGTTTGGCCTCGGCCGGCCGCAGCCTGGCCACCACCGTGACCTCTCCGGACGCCGGTTGCGGGACGGAGTCCGGGTGCCCGGGGTCCTTGTCGCCAATGGGCAGCCAGCCGCGGTCGATGATGACGGTGTCGCCATTATCCAGGGTCAGGGGCACCAGCACCTCGTAACCGGGCTGGCCGTTGAGCGGGCGGTTCCGGACAACCCGTTGGTCGGCCGTCTTGTAAACGCCCTTCATGGTGACCTGGGTCCACTCCTTAGTGGAGTCAAAGTGCGCGAAGTCGTTCGCCATGGTGCTGTACGGAACGGGCGCGGAGGAGTAGTTGGCGGTGATCTTGGCGATGTCCGCCACGACCTCATTGCGCCGGTTCATCTGCCAGTTGCCCAGGGCCACGCAGGCGATGGCAAAGATCAGCGCCATCACAAAATAGCCGGCCCACTTGCTGGAAAACAGGAACTTGTACGTCTTCATGTATTAGGCGGGTTCCTCATTGGTCATCGGCACGGTTTCCTTCCAGAGGGACCGGCTTTGCAAATAATCTTCCAGCCACGCGACATGGTCATCGCAGGCCAGCCATATCTTACGCCGCTCAGGTGTGTGGATACGCGGGTTGTTCCAGAGCAGCTGCGTGGTGGCGGCGGCGCGGCAGCCCTTGCGGGAGCAGATGGTGGGTGCGGGCTCCGAACCCATCATGTCCAAAAGGTTCATGCCGTGGCCTCCGTCGTTCCGCTGCGGCCAGGGTTCCGGCGTTCATTCTCATGGGCTTCATGTCCGGCGGGCCCGGTTCCGCCCGGGCCGGATTCGGAGCCCGGGGTGGGGGCGCCGTCGTCGTCCATGGCGGCGGGTGAGGCATCGTCGTCGTCGACCAGCTCGCCCTGTAGCAGGACCTGTCCGTCGTCGTCCGGATCCACGGGGGCGGAGGCCAGCTCAAACGGGGGAGCCTCATCCAGCAGCGAGGCCTGCTCCACGTGCACGGTGTCGGCCCCGGCGTTGGCGATGACCACGGCAACCCAGGGCAACAGCACGGCGCCCACGACGGGGATCAGCTTGAACCAGCCGTCAAAGACGAAAATGAGCACGATGCAGACCATGCGGATACCCATGGCCGTGGCGTACTTCACGAGCCGTCCGTGCATCTCCTGGCTGTGCGCCTCGGCGGCGTTGGTGATGGTCTGGACCTCGGGTACGGCGGCAGCGCGGCGGTAGCGTTTCCGCGGCCCGGTACCGGACGCGGGCATTGCTGATTGGTCTTTCATCACACTCCAAGGGACGCCTTCATTCTCTCACTG
Proteins encoded in this window:
- a CDS encoding SURF1 family cytochrome oxidase biogenesis protein, which codes for MKTYKFLFSSKWAGYFVMALIFAIACVALGNWQMNRRNEVVADIAKITANYSSAPVPYSTMANDFAHFDSTKEWTQVTMKGVYKTADQRVVRNRPLNGQPGYEVLVPLTLDNGDTVIIDRGWLPIGDKDPGHPDSVPQPASGEVTVVARLRPAEAKLNRGAPAGQLASIELGDYATQLSYPIKTGAYAQLATESPAAAVNPIGFPAPSIDEGSHLSYAMQWICFGVLAFVGFGYAARMQRRNDEFDELEAAETGIPVEEIYGRGSAFHPRRLKKVKKPGARASAEEEEDALLDSQGF
- a CDS encoding ABC transporter ATP-binding protein, which translates into the protein MPIESNSANLCVRVRGLHMAFPVPGRGKESARILHDIDLDIPEGRLTAIVGPSGSGKSTLLFCAAGLEEPTGGTIEVLGVELGSLNPRQRATFRSEHIGFVFQDYNLVSSLTVEENIALPARLAGHKVPKKRIRDAMERLGIGKLARRRPDRLSGGERQRVAIARVVANQPRIVFADEPTGALDLQSGHVVLDWLQALPAQGTTVVMVTHDPLAAARADQVVVMGSGHIHQVMAGGDSHAIADAILAAQAVADSAEVPA
- a CDS encoding FtsX-like permease family protein; amino-acid sequence: MIRLVMADVRRQAAMWLWTVLCATVGAACSAGSVIAMFTALGAARHAGDANMATAAIALGGNIVFFTVLASVGVVASTVSLTLTSQRREHALWLVLGVPRGRVRSVLNAELTVLGLVAGVLALPLALLVAAVALVQWTNSGLDLHGAGIAFQPWHLGAAVAAGVFPCFVGGWGAARRASKTPEMRAFRENADPGVRPGVGRSILAFCLFAGVVGMWIPGLGLELSGGFEQRTAFAFAGNLFLVCLLLVMGPWVLTPLMSLWTAAVPANNVAWRLAVHSCRTRAARSVTTVLPFALALSMVGLFMVIGNAMPGGTAGVGDVLVVLGWVFVVSWVGGLAVIALVGRERHRDSALLSVAGARPGVIARSTLYEGLIYAITAILFGLITLVIACWTVAIGARVSQLEIVSGLPWVTLCGLAALTLATPCAALLWPAIAASRTNVPNALRS
- a CDS encoding DUF4097 family beta strand repeat-containing protein, with product MTTKPRTLLALGGIVLLALVATGCGSESGTANATVETKSFSFSGENLIVTSHSSDLELISADVDEIQVERASSGSMIGAEPKSVWQLDGNTLTLDQSCTGISINCGARFTVKVPRNVTLSAENGGGRIKATGFTTELSLMTMDGDIDAEKISAKSVTASSRNGKVQLELGAVPDLVNVQSQDGIIQLALPQATYAVDTSAKKGRISVNVATDDGSAHVVKAHSRNGDISVEKAP
- a CDS encoding YbaK/EbsC family protein, coding for MSAEATPETANPVVENVRRALLAAGLPDTVIVVEETVATAATAAAALGCEVGAIANSLIFECGGEPLLILASGAAKVNAKLVAREHGLPKIGRATPEFVLEHAGQPVGGVAPLGHRAPIRAFLDTDLARFPLLWAGAGSHQAMLSLTYEELLWVTGAVPTAVR
- a CDS encoding sensor histidine kinase translates to MPPSILLRRVLTEVVAAALTPLMLVLLPLLPLTAVTVAEIDRLRARACGAPSSRLRPAHQSWTTWCRARVRTSGLWRTDLPIFLTALLLGLLSLLVVFFGFIGALALVTSPVLWAFGVAAQVGPFTPTSFGQSLAAVPAGAGLALVTAALLVGFSKVRDAALLGFSSRHDLDLQAQLKEVRNSRASLTEAFEQERRRIERDLHDGAQQDLVAVVLSLGLLESAASSGADKDRIQALALRSQDQAERALRRLRDTVRGIHPPELSDLGLVAAIREVASRSPLDVEVVAEDTDDSSLSSPSAGAVYFAVSEALTNVAKHAGVDHVRLELYCTQDGVRARVIDTGIGGVELGKGTGTGLLGLRERMRSIGGDIRVTSPPGSGTTVKITAPAEPQW
- a CDS encoding energy-coupling factor ABC transporter ATP-binding protein, with the translated sequence MTVPASRSIVLSAAGVSIPPADARDTAPKTILRPLSLELREQRIAVIGANGSGKSTLLRLLNGLVLPSTGTVGVNGLDTRTQGSAVRRTVGFVFTDPLSQLVMPTPVEDVELSLRRLKLGKKERRAKAESILESYGLAHLSGNSVYELSGGERQLVALAAVLAVEPSILVLDEPSTLLDLRNTRLLRERLEQLPQQIIMSTHDLSLAATFERILVVDDAGIAFDGPAAEAVDRYRALVG
- a CDS encoding ABC-F family ATP-binding cassette domain-containing protein encodes the protein MITVQDLELRAGARLLMDEVSFRIDKGDKIGLVGRNGAGKTTLTRVLAGEGLPAGGKVTRSGEIGYLPQDPRTPDMEQLAKDRILAARDLDKVITKLRAAEHDMASEDNNVRDKAMRRYDRLEQEFLAGGGYAAEAEAAAISSNLALPERILNQPLKTLSGGQRRRVELARILFSGAQTMLLDEPTNHLDADSIAWLRDFLKSHQGGLIVISHDTDLLEATVNKVFHLDANRATIDQYNLGWKKYLAQRETDERARRRERANAEKKAGVLMEQANKMRAKATKAVAAQNMAKRAERLLAGLEDVRAQDKVAALRFPDPSPCGKTPLMAEGLSKSYGSLEIFTDVSLAIDRGSKVVILGLNGAGKTTLLRMLAGVAKPDTGEIIHGHGLKVGYYAQEHDTLDVTRTVLENMRSAAGDMNDAEVRGILGSFLFSGDDVNKPAGVLSGGEKTRLALATIVASSANVLLLDEPTNNLDPASRAEILGALKNYSGAVVLVSHDEGAVEALDPERVVLLPDGDEDLWNPDYLDLITLA
- a CDS encoding biotin transporter BioY, with the translated sequence MNRTSRPQQEKLVPATDSTAAPAPLQSSVTAGRRRFTAVDLSLIAVFAALLAASIAVPGINVGPLGVAITLQTLVVSLCGLVLGFARGTAAVGLYILLGLIGLPIFSGFRAGPAVLASPSAGYIIGFIFGVAVVGLLASWAVRSRFRAAALFGAALAGMVVIHASGIIGFVIKGMSLPAAIGADAIYLPGDILKNVIAVAIALSLHRAFPDVLVRRRR
- a CDS encoding energy-coupling factor transporter transmembrane component T family protein, whose translation is MRGHAHLVAGYIPGTSFVHRMPLGLKAVLLLLVAVLCLASPAIPVGIGAAVTTFVLVMVVASHALAGLPWRRLWSALRMMIVFLVLIAAYQWWQHGPVVAWQVIAAIVATVLASNVLTATTPVDELLDGLDAMVRPLERFGADPERFSLTVALMLRSIPFVIGAFSDVRDAARARGLERNLLARSLPVVIATVGYAQATGEALVARGLGETEPDLPEADRP
- a CDS encoding DUF3099 domain-containing protein, with product MKDQSAMPASGTGPRKRYRRAAAVPEVQTITNAAEAHSQEMHGRLVKYATAMGIRMVCIVLIFVFDGWFKLIPVVGAVLLPWVAVVIANAGADTVHVEQASLLDEAPPFELASAPVDPDDDGQVLLQGELVDDDDASPAAMDDDGAPTPGSESGPGGTGPAGHEAHENERRNPGRSGTTEATA